ACTCTTTAGCGATCATCACTTCAGTGGCCTTGATAATGGCAAAGACCTGATCGCCGGCCTTCAGTTTCATCCGCTTGGCTGAGCCGCTGGTAATAGCCGCCACCAGTTCCTGATCCCCCACCTGCATCACCACCTCGGTCATCACGGTTCCGCCCTTGACCTTCTTGATCACCCCGGCTAACTGATTCCGCGCACTCATCTTCATTCCCTCCACCTCCTCTCTCCCTGGACATCATTCTGGCAATACTGCTTTCTTTCCGCTTATAGCCTCCCCACAAAGTCCTTTTGCCAAATCCCCCCCAACCCCCCTTTTGTAAAGGGGGGTT
The DNA window shown above is from Candidatus Methylomirabilis lanthanidiphila and carries:
- a CDS encoding molybdenum-pterin-binding protein, producing the protein MKMSARNQLAGVIKKVKGGTVMTEVVMQVGDQELVAAITSGSAKRMKLKAGDQVFAIIKATEVMIAKE